TGCATTCGTTGATACCAGTTCTTCCAAACTGCAGAGCATGTACAGTGTTGCAAGCACAGGTATTCTAAGGAGCCCAGCgatcttcttttttatttgagacTTCAGCTGCATATTTGACTTATCATATTCTTTAACCGACATTCATATTTAGGAGGTGAGGTAGGGGTggtagggttttttttttttcgatgtGTTATTTGTAGCATTACAGCCAAGGAAACTAGTAAATTACATAGAAATTTAGGAGGTGCTTGTATTCTAAAAACCAGAAGTTATGTGTTAGAAATTGTACAAACTGAATGCTTTCTGTTATTTACCAATGGCAAAGTAAttctggtttttatttaaatactttgtACCATGAGCTGTATTAGAAAATGTATTATGTTTCTTCAGTGATGCAAATCCTTGGCTTCAATTTGGGGATATGTGATCAGGCCTATTCTTTTGGCCTATAATCTATTTGTGTACTTCCAGAGCACTAATTTGATTTACTAAAAAGGAAAATGCTTGTCATAATAGGATGTGTTCAGATTGAATGAAAAAACCAACACACCGAAAACTTAGGCAAAAAGTGGTGTTTTTATTGTAGATTATGAAGAAACAAAGAGTTATATGGTCAAAGCTCTTCAACTTAATAAATGCAAGATAAAAgggggaaaaataataataataatagctaGGAAAGTGATGCATAGTTATTGCTAGAAAGGAAAATCTAAGACACAGATGGATAAGGGTGGTGgttagcatgcaaataaccagTGAGACTGTGAGGCAATGCCAACTTGAACTAAATAATGAGAGAGAGTGGGccatctttttctcttcttctgtCTGCATTCACTTTAAACTGGGAATATGCTAAGAGCCTGAGTCATGGACCTCCTCCTCTCATATTCCATGGCCACAAAGAGAAATCAAAAGTGACTTCTTCTTTCatttatccttttcttttttttttctttttatatgtgACAATATATGTCTCCATTGtaaaatagataattatataAGTTGTGTAATTAAGGATTCTAAATAGTTGTAGGATCAAATCTCCATCCGGATATACATTATGTTTAAAAGAACAACCATGTCAGTTTATAAATAGTCTTCACATGAGAATGATGACCAAAACAAAGCACACTACAAGATGCTTGATACTTATGGCATCTTCTTTCAATAACTTAGAATTCCAGGACCACACAAACAGTTTTATTCAATTCACCATAAATAGAAAAAGATCAGACACAATTCATAACCAAGAGAGAAGATTCAAGGTCAGaaatattcataaaagaaaaaagagtaaTAATTCCCAAGCGAGCGAGAGcgaaacaaaattataatacgaaaaacatagaaataaagaGTTCCCTTATTTGTTTATGGAGAACATAATGACATGATAATATCTACAATGCCTCCAGAACACACAAGAGCACTGTTTTTCCAACACTTTCTCCAGCTTCAGGGATTTGACCTTCACCCAGACATACCCTTATGATAAAGACCAGTTCATACATAAGAATTTATACAACATTGCAAAAGGAGACAATTTCAGATGAACCCTAGCAACTGGGGACTTCCAATTTACAGGGTTTTGGAGGCACTTAAGAGCAGGATGTAGGTTCTTCAGCTAGCCAGACATTCAAATTCCATCACCATCCATTTCTAAGGTGGTTAGGAAGAAGACAATAAAAGAAAGCGAGAAAGAAATAGAGAATGCTTGGATTTAGGAAGAACAGCTTGATGAGACAGGTTCAAAGTTTCAGCCATCCACTAACAACTTTAGTGAAGATCAATGGGTTCAATATGGTCTTGCACGGCTAAGCGTTCTGAAATGTCAGCCAAAGACTTGAGGTTGCACTTGATCAAAGCCTCCACGAAGTAGCATGTTTCATCGTTTGTGTTGCCGTCGGGCACGTCAACTACAAAGGATTCTATCACTAGTGTGCCTGGCCTCCCATCGATGATCTCGGGATGGAGAGTGATGATAGATGAGTAGTTCTGCCAAGTTATAAAACGATCAGCTAGTTATTAGAtacattttattgaaaaacttgTCTAATAGAAAACACGAGTAGCAGTTTTGGCAGATTTCAATGATCAGATTAAAATGTAATACTTTCATATTCCCTGGTGAGAAGCTCATGTAAATGGAACAGAAGATTACTAACAGGTTCTTAGAGGGATAAGAAATACTCTTGGTAATGAAGACATGAAACATCACCTCCAATTTTCTCCTGACATCATGATACAAATAATTGTTTCCAACTTAAAGAATAGAAATCAAAGTTGTTGCAAGAGTTACATTATGTATCATCTTTCCAAATTTGCCAAAAAGGAATCTACTAAGAATTCCCAAAACAATTCAATATAGAGATAACATATTGACTTAGACATACAAATGCAACAGGCAACTGAAAATACTTGAGCACAAAAAAGTaagtaaataagtaaataaataaaaagaagaggaGGAATTACTTCACAACATTATGAAAAGCAAAACCAGAGCACAATCACAATCCCATAAAAACAGGAAAGCATTTTCACACAAAGAAACAATCAAACAGGATAATAGAACCtgcaaaaattattttgattgatttgcCAATTTCCAAGTGTCTTTGTATTGAAAATCTTGAATGTACAAACTATTCAATCACTGAAAACAGAAGATAATAATGCAAAAGAACTCCTCAAAACTATAATATCTCcactccaatttttcaatccaaactaGGTACTTCTCAAACTCCCATCCAACCCAAAGTAACCACACACCTAATAAtgccaataaaaattaaaaacccatAACTCAAACATGCCTCtgagttctatatatatatatatatatacatacatatagaaCTAGCAAATCTGAAACTTTGTCCACAAGCCCAAGACcagaatcaaaaccaaagataaaagaaacaattccCAGCTGCTGATCATTCAACAGAACCAATCCAAGATGCAAACTTTGCTAGAAAACCAGATCAAAAACTTcattaaaaagagagagagagagagagagagagagagagagagaaagtatGAGAGTGAGCATTGAAACCTTAAGCCTGTGATCCCCTCCAACGATCTTAATACTAAGGATATGCTCATCGTCATCAAGAAGCTCCAACCTTTCCGTGCTGGTAGTCGCAGGGAGGCCAGACTTCACGTTCACCTCGCGCACGCTCCCGATCTCTAAATCACCTTGCACCACGCATCTGCTCACAAAGGGCTTGTACTTCTGCGGCTGATCAAACCTCCTCACCAACGACCACACCTGCCATCAACCCCAACCTTCAAATCACTtcaagaaaaccaagaaaaaaaacctaattttccCTCTCAAAACctaatcttcaatcaaacacCTCAACGAGATCTAGTCCACCAATTCGcccaaaaatcaatgaaaaccaagTAGATAAAGATCAAAACGgagataaaagagaaaagaaccaGATGGATTGGAGCTTTGATGTGCTTCACTAAAGCCGAGCTACACTGGTTCTCTCTTGGTTCATGCTTGTGAAATCGGCGGACGTAATCAGCCTCCATGCCTCGAAGGCCAGCTCCGCTCATCTCCTCCGACCACCAGCCGCCCGCCGCCGTCGTCGGGCCGACCATTCTTTCCCCTTTTCCGGCGAATCCAAGGAGCGACCTTTCGACGGCTAAGATTCTCTCTCGCTCCACTTCTAGACAAACGAATGAACGGCTCTCAACTCTCGTcctttgctctctctctcttcttcagACCATCTCCGCGTACTACTACTTCTACTTCTTACtacatgatataaaataaaaaatgttttttttaatattaaataaatggatggattaattaaaaactttatgaaaataaatattaataataataacattattatttttattattattagatatatatatggattgGTTTCCCGGCCTCCCACCAACCCCCGCTGGATTCACGCACTGCATTATCTTCAACACTGCCTTTGTTTTTAGACTAGCCTTTGTGTTGCAGTTAATTACAGTTTTGCCACTGtttattgttcttgtttttttatttgttttatgctgaccagaaaaaaaaaaagtcaaatgaAATTGTGG
This genomic window from Dioscorea cayenensis subsp. rotundata cultivar TDr96_F1 chromosome 20, TDr96_F1_v2_PseudoChromosome.rev07_lg8_w22 25.fasta, whole genome shotgun sequence contains:
- the LOC120251619 gene encoding abscisic acid receptor PYL8-like translates to MVGPTTAAGGWWSEEMSGAGLRGMEADYVRRFHKHEPRENQCSSALVKHIKAPIHLVWSLVRRFDQPQKYKPFVSRCVVQGDLEIGSVREVNVKSGLPATTSTERLELLDDDEHILSIKIVGGDHRLKNYSSIITLHPEIIDGRPGTLVIESFVVDVPDGNTNDETCYFVEALIKCNLKSLADISERLAVQDHIEPIDLH